In one window of Candidatus Scalindua sp. DNA:
- a CDS encoding transposase: MLRILGEIFPGVMMVDGWGAYTSIISDQQSCMAHLLRKIRKFNAKFPELQEIARFYVKFRRIIRDGERVQGLRKEYWEEKFHRRLARLENRLEELLRWPNPDNVLGNIIDKARRQQPRILTFVRYSGVPCHNNFAEYLIRIGVLKRKISGGSKSEAGEKAYAVLLSFFTTCKLRKIPFLRFLKESLKHYIITGKPLLLKEFAEVETLKMAA, from the coding sequence GTGCTGCGTATTCTTGGAGAAATATTTCCCGGTGTAATGATGGTAGACGGATGGGGTGCGTATACATCGATAATAAGTGATCAGCAAAGCTGTATGGCACATCTCCTGAGGAAGATACGGAAGTTCAATGCAAAATTTCCGGAGTTACAGGAGATAGCAAGATTCTATGTAAAGTTTAGGAGAATAATAAGAGATGGTGAACGTGTGCAAGGTTTGCGTAAGGAGTACTGGGAAGAGAAATTCCACAGACGTCTTGCAAGATTAGAAAACCGACTGGAAGAACTACTGAGATGGCCCAATCCAGACAACGTACTCGGAAACATAATTGACAAAGCCAGAAGGCAGCAACCTCGCATCTTGACATTTGTTCGTTACTCTGGAGTACCTTGCCACAACAACTTTGCAGAGTACTTGATACGCATAGGGGTTCTCAAGCGTAAGATATCGGGTGGAAGTAAATCAGAGGCTGGAGAAAAGGCTTACGCAGTTTTACTTTCATTTTTTACAACGTGCAAATTGAGAAAAATACCCTTTTTGCGTTTCCTTAAAGAAAGCTTAAAGCACTATATAATAACCGGAAAGCCCTTGTTATTAAAAGAATTTGCAGAGGTTGAAACACTTAAGATGGCCGCCTAA
- a CDS encoding B12-binding domain-containing radical SAM protein, giving the protein MKVALVGAELEENLGLRYIASALEHKGHQVEIVPFNSEFDISGAVKQVITFSPQIIGLSMMFTGRAREFCHLAQAFREGSYRGHLIAGGPFASFNSEHLLRDFPAFDSVCLGEGEQLVCALADHLEDLTRVHGLCYRKSDGSVTTNLTTGNQDNLDALPFPKRITFHEYFDKPIASILTSRGCWRNCAFCSINAWYERGGGKKFRVRSVENIVTEMKDLYFHHDVRIFNFQDDNFFLPKPEKALRRFEELRARLQQEGIEGIAIAVKARPDSITCDSIRVLDDLGLFRVFLGVENAHENGLRNLNRKCTLDQILNALRILNDFDVHLAFNLLMFEPDTVLEDILVNLHFIERHIDNPFNFCRAEAYPGTGLEAKLQAEGRLLGDYFGFDYRLKDPRSEAFHQIANYAFFDRNFSDFGLHYFNMQVDFYFQLLRRFYPEVLTQSLRASVRNFIKRTNLDTYECLCQIYDFVATADTNDHVIIRGFAREMREQVDERSRDLHAQGERILRWLGNTYDRRGQAAGASRLVSNMVSLPFLNCKPMPYYGLESLEKLEFLTPGFEWMNETDLLGVTPAPIPYHMFKNRLAQQKEERG; this is encoded by the coding sequence ATGAAAGTTGCATTGGTAGGTGCAGAATTGGAAGAAAACCTTGGTCTGCGATACATAGCCTCTGCATTAGAACACAAAGGACATCAAGTGGAAATCGTTCCTTTCAATTCAGAGTTTGACATATCTGGTGCAGTAAAGCAGGTGATCACCTTTTCACCTCAAATCATCGGTTTGTCTATGATGTTCACAGGCCGTGCACGAGAATTTTGCCATCTGGCGCAAGCGTTCCGGGAAGGGAGTTACCGTGGTCACCTGATCGCCGGTGGTCCATTTGCATCGTTCAATTCGGAACATCTACTCCGGGATTTTCCCGCATTCGATTCGGTCTGCCTGGGAGAAGGCGAACAGCTTGTTTGCGCATTGGCCGACCATCTGGAAGATTTAACCAGGGTACACGGCCTTTGCTACCGAAAATCTGATGGATCAGTAACAACCAACCTTACAACCGGCAATCAAGATAATCTCGACGCATTACCGTTCCCAAAACGTATAACATTCCATGAATACTTCGATAAGCCCATTGCGAGCATCCTGACCAGCCGGGGATGCTGGCGTAACTGCGCCTTTTGCAGCATCAACGCCTGGTACGAAAGGGGAGGTGGAAAGAAGTTTCGGGTACGAAGCGTGGAGAACATCGTGACAGAGATGAAGGATCTCTACTTTCATCATGATGTTCGTATCTTTAATTTTCAGGATGACAATTTCTTTCTCCCAAAACCGGAGAAGGCGCTTCGCCGCTTTGAGGAACTGCGGGCCAGACTGCAGCAGGAAGGAATCGAGGGGATTGCTATAGCAGTCAAGGCGCGGCCCGACAGCATTACCTGCGACTCGATCCGCGTGCTGGACGACTTGGGGCTGTTTCGAGTATTCTTAGGAGTTGAAAACGCACATGAAAATGGGCTGCGTAACCTGAACCGCAAATGTACTCTCGATCAGATACTGAACGCACTGCGCATTCTCAATGATTTCGATGTTCACCTCGCCTTTAACTTACTCATGTTCGAGCCTGACACGGTTTTAGAGGATATCCTGGTCAACTTACACTTCATTGAACGGCACATCGATAATCCGTTCAACTTCTGTCGTGCAGAGGCTTACCCCGGTACCGGGTTAGAGGCGAAACTGCAGGCTGAAGGCAGGTTGCTTGGCGACTACTTTGGATTCGATTACCGGCTCAAAGACCCGCGCTCTGAGGCTTTTCACCAAATTGCCAACTACGCCTTCTTTGATCGCAATTTCAGCGATTTCGGATTGCACTACTTCAACATGCAGGTGGACTTCTATTTCCAGCTATTGCGGCGGTTCTATCCGGAAGTGCTAACGCAGTCGCTGCGTGCATCTGTGCGCAACTTTATTAAGCGGACAAACCTGGATACGTACGAGTGCCTGTGCCAGATTTACGACTTCGTGGCGACAGCAGATACAAACGATCATGTCATAATACGGGGCTTTGCCCGAGAGATGCGTGAACAGGTTGACGAGAGGAGCAGGGATCTACACGCTCAAGGCGAGCGCATTCTGCGCTGGTTGGGTAACACGTACGATCGTCGTGGCCAGGCTGCCGGTGCATCGAGGCTTGTGTCAAATATGGTGTCTCTGCCCTTCCTGAACTGCAAACCTATGCCTTACTACGGCCTGGAGAGTCTGGAGAAGTTGGAGTTTTTGACACCAGGGTTCGAATGGATGAATGAGACAGACTTGTTGGGGGTGACGCCGGCGCCGATTCCATATCACATGTTTAAGAACCGACTGGCTCAGCAAAAAGAAGAAAGGGGGTGA
- a CDS encoding DNA adenine methylase — MNYPGGKGGVFQKLINLMPPHDAYIETHLGGGAVIRNKRPARSNFGIEIDSEVVEMWTNMHPIGFELVHDDAINYLNNYHFTGKELVYCDPPYLRETRKKYGQLYKYDYSRAQHIQLLEVLKTLPCMVMISGYESTLYKELLRSWQTHSFQAVCHHGVATEWLWMNYSVPVELHDYRYLGNDFRERERIKRKTRRWTAKLQSMPVLERQALLSAIDVVRER; from the coding sequence ATGAATTATCCAGGCGGCAAAGGAGGTGTATTCCAAAAGTTAATCAATCTTATGCCACCCCATGATGCCTACATAGAGACTCATTTGGGTGGTGGTGCTGTTATACGGAACAAACGACCTGCCAGGAGTAATTTTGGGATAGAAATTGACTCTGAAGTTGTTGAGATGTGGACGAATATGCATCCAATAGGTTTTGAACTGGTCCATGATGACGCAATTAATTATCTGAATAATTATCATTTCACAGGAAAAGAACTGGTATATTGTGACCCACCATATCTTCGCGAGACAAGGAAAAAGTATGGACAGCTATATAAATATGATTATAGCCGTGCGCAGCACATCCAACTTCTGGAAGTTTTGAAAACTCTTCCCTGCATGGTGATGATATCCGGTTACGAGTCAACCTTATACAAAGAATTATTGCGTAGCTGGCAGACACATTCTTTTCAGGCCGTCTGTCATCATGGCGTAGCAACTGAGTGGTTATGGATGAACTATAGTGTTCCGGTAGAACTGCACGATTATCGTTATCTTGGCAATGACTTTCGTGAGCGGGAACGGATAAAGAGGAAGACCAGAAGGTGGACAGCGAAACTTCAATCCATGCCTGTATTAGAACGCCAGGCGTTACTATCCGCCATAGATGTAGTCAGGGAACGATAG
- a CDS encoding IS630 family transposase (programmed frameshift), with protein sequence MKKYIVTLDCDERNRLVALTSKGMHRSQKILNALLLLACDQGEYQGKRSTNVEIARVLKISMKKIDRVKKRFVEEGFEVALNGRKGNRVYEKKTDGDFEAHLVALSCSEPPEGFARWSLRLLADKVVELEYTDKISHETIRRNIKKNEIKPWQRKGWVIPPKENGSFVANMEMVLDVYKRPYDAKYPVICMDESPKQLISETKMPISASPGQPAKYDYEYKRCGVCNIFLAFEPLAGKRIVKITERRTKQDWSYFLEDVVNTYGHANKITLVMDNLNTHDAGSLYETFVPDKAKEILDKFEFVYTPKHGSWLNMAEIELNVLAGQCLNRRIDNITKIKKEVQSWQKFRNNKKSKANWQFTTIDARIRLSKLYPTLDD encoded by the exons ATGAAGAAATACATAGTAACTCTTGATTGCGATGAACGTAACAGGCTTGTTGCTTTAACGTCTAAAGGGATGCATAGATCCCAAAAGATACTCAATGCATTACTATTATTAGCTTGCGACCAGGGTGAGTATCAGGGCAAACGTTCGACCAACGTTGAAATTGCCCGTGTTCTTAAAATAAGCATGAAGAAAATTGACCGGGTAAAGAAAAGATTTGTTGAAGAAGGTTTTGAAGTTGCGCTTAATGGACGCAAAGGCAATCGAGTATATGAAAAGAAGACAGATGGTGACTTTGAAGCCCACCTGGTAGCGTTAAGTTGTAGCGAGCCGCCAGAAGGTTTTGCAAGATGGTCTCTGCGATTATTAGCAGACAAGGTAGTAGAACTTGAATATACTGACAAAATTTCCCACGAAACAATACGCCGTA ATATTAAAAAAAACGAAATTAAGCCCTGGCAACGAAAAGGTTGGGTAATACCGCCAAAAGAAAACGGCAGTTTTGTCGCTAACATGGAAATGGTGCTGGATGTATACAAACGTCCATATGACGCTAAGTATCCAGTAATATGTATGGACGAGTCACCAAAGCAACTTATATCAGAGACAAAGATGCCAATTTCTGCTTCACCAGGGCAACCGGCTAAGTATGACTATGAATATAAGCGTTGTGGAGTGTGTAATATTTTTCTGGCCTTTGAACCATTGGCCGGGAAACGTATAGTAAAAATAACAGAAAGAAGAACTAAACAAGATTGGTCCTATTTTCTGGAAGACGTTGTTAATACATATGGTCATGCGAACAAAATAACATTAGTAATGGACAACTTGAATACTCATGATGCTGGATCGTTGTATGAAACGTTTGTGCCGGATAAAGCAAAGGAAATTTTAGATAAATTTGAGTTTGTCTACACCCCAAAGCATGGTAGCTGGTTAAATATGGCAGAAATCGAGTTGAATGTACTTGCTGGACAGTGTTTAAACAGGCGGATTGATAATATTACAAAGATAAAAAAAGAAGTACAGTCATGGCAGAAATTTAGAAACAATAAGAAATCAAAGGCTAACTGGCAGTTTACTACGATTGATGCCAGGATAAGATTATCTAAACTTTACCCGACACTTGATGATTGA